A genomic window from Nomascus leucogenys isolate Asia chromosome 10, Asia_NLE_v1, whole genome shotgun sequence includes:
- the ARRDC2 gene encoding arrestin domain-containing protein 2 isoform X1 yields MLFNKVKVFSVQLDGATAGVEPVFSGGQAVAGRVLLELASAARVGALRLRARGRAHVHWTESRSAGSSTAYTQSYSERVEVVSHRATLLAPDTGTTTTLPPGRHEFLFSFQLPPTLVTSFEGKHGSVRYCIKATLHRPWVPARRARKVFTVIEPVDINTPALLAPQAGAREKVARSWYCNRGLVSLSAKIDRKGYTPGEVIPVFAEIDNGSTRPVLPRAAVVQTQTFMARGARKQKRAVVASLAGEPVGPGQRALWQGRALRIPPVGPSILHCRVLHVDYALKVCVDIPGTSKLLLELPLVIGTIPLHPFGSRSSSVGSHASFLLDWRLGALPERPEAPPEYSEVVADTEEAALGQSPFPLPQDPDMSLEGPFFAYIQEFRYRPPPLYSEEDPNPPSGDMRPRCMTC; encoded by the exons ATGCTATTCAACAAGGTGAAAGTGTTCTCAGTGCAGTTGGACGGCGCGACCGCGGGCGTCGAGCCCGTGTTTAGCGGCGGCCAGGCCGTGGCGGGCCGGGTGCTGCTGGAGCTGGCAAGCGCCGCGCGCGTGGGTGCCCTGAGGCTGCGCGCGCGGGGCCGCGCCCACGTGCACTGGACCGAGTCGCGCAGCGCGGGCTCGAGCACGGCTTACACGCAGAGCTACAGTGAACGCGTGGaggttgtgagccaccgcgccacgCTCCTGGCGCCAG ATACCGGGACGACCACGACGCTGCCTCCTGGGCGCCATGAGTTCCTGTTCAGCTTCCAGCTGCCCCC GACCCTGGTGACATCCTTCGAGGGCAAACACGGTAGTGTCCGCTACTGTATCAAGGCCACCCTGCACCGGCCCTGGGTCCCAGCACGCCGGGCAAGGAAGGTGTTCACTGTCATCGAGCCTGTGGACATCAACACGCCAGCCCTGCTG GCACCTCAAGCGGGGGCTCGGGAAAAGGTTGCCCGATCCTGGTACTGTAACCGTGGCCTTGTCTCCCTTTCGGCCAAGATCGACCGCAAGGGCTACACCCCAG GAGAGGTCATCCCTGTCTTTGCCGAGATCGACAATGGCTCCACACGTCCTGTGCTGCCTCGGGCAGCTGTGGTGCAGACACAGACGTTCATGGCCCGAGGCGCCCGAAAGCAGAAACGGGCGGTGGTGGCCAGCCTCGCGGGCGAGCCAGTGGGCCCCGGGCAGCGGGCGCTGTGGCAGGGCCGGGCACTGCGGATCCCCCCAGTGGGTCCTTCCATCCTGCACTGCCGCGTTCTACATGTGGACTACGCACTCAAG GTCTGTGTGGATATCCCGGGAACGTCCAAGCTGCTGCTGGAGCTGCCACTGGTGATCGGCACCATTCCCTTGCACCCTTTTGGCAGCCGTTCCTCCAGTGTGGGCAGCCATGCCAGCTTCCTGCTGGACTGGAGGCTGGGGGCCTTGCCGGAGCGGCCTGAGG CTCCTCCTGAGTACTCGGAGGTGGTAGCCGACACCGAGGAAGCAGCCTTGGGGCAGAGCCCCTTCCCACTTCCGCAGGACCCCGACATGAGCCTTGAAGGCCCGTTCTTTGCCTACATCCAAGAGTTCCGCTACCGCCCGCCACCCCTGTACTCTGAG GAGGATCCAAACCCACCCTCGGGGGACATGAGGCCGCGCTGCATGACTTGCTGA
- the ARRDC2 gene encoding arrestin domain-containing protein 2 isoform X2: MRRGGVRSFALELARGPGGAYRGGERLCGRVLLEAAAPLRVRALEVKARGGAATHWLEGRSVGVNAVSSDYAAAETYLRRRQLLLRDTGTTTTLPPGRHEFLFSFQLPPTLVTSFEGKHGSVRYCIKATLHRPWVPARRARKVFTVIEPVDINTPALLAPQAGAREKVARSWYCNRGLVSLSAKIDRKGYTPGEVIPVFAEIDNGSTRPVLPRAAVVQTQTFMARGARKQKRAVVASLAGEPVGPGQRALWQGRALRIPPVGPSILHCRVLHVDYALKVCVDIPGTSKLLLELPLVIGTIPLHPFGSRSSSVGSHASFLLDWRLGALPERPEAPPEYSEVVADTEEAALGQSPFPLPQDPDMSLEGPFFAYIQEFRYRPPPLYSEEDPNPPSGDMRPRCMTC; the protein is encoded by the exons TGCGCAGCTTTGCGCTGGAGCTGGCGCGGGGCCCGGGCGGCGCCTACCGCGGCGGGGAGCGGCTGTGCGGCCGGGTGCTGCTGGAGGCGGCGGCCCCGCTGCGGGTGCGAGCGCTCGAGGTGAAGGCGCGCGGCGGGGCAGCCACCCACTGGTTGGAGGGTCGCAGCGTGGGCGTCAACGCCGTATCCAGCGACTACGCGGCCGCGGAGACCTACCTGCGGCGTCGGCAGCTGCTGCTCCGAG ATACCGGGACGACCACGACGCTGCCTCCTGGGCGCCATGAGTTCCTGTTCAGCTTCCAGCTGCCCCC GACCCTGGTGACATCCTTCGAGGGCAAACACGGTAGTGTCCGCTACTGTATCAAGGCCACCCTGCACCGGCCCTGGGTCCCAGCACGCCGGGCAAGGAAGGTGTTCACTGTCATCGAGCCTGTGGACATCAACACGCCAGCCCTGCTG GCACCTCAAGCGGGGGCTCGGGAAAAGGTTGCCCGATCCTGGTACTGTAACCGTGGCCTTGTCTCCCTTTCGGCCAAGATCGACCGCAAGGGCTACACCCCAG GAGAGGTCATCCCTGTCTTTGCCGAGATCGACAATGGCTCCACACGTCCTGTGCTGCCTCGGGCAGCTGTGGTGCAGACACAGACGTTCATGGCCCGAGGCGCCCGAAAGCAGAAACGGGCGGTGGTGGCCAGCCTCGCGGGCGAGCCAGTGGGCCCCGGGCAGCGGGCGCTGTGGCAGGGCCGGGCACTGCGGATCCCCCCAGTGGGTCCTTCCATCCTGCACTGCCGCGTTCTACATGTGGACTACGCACTCAAG GTCTGTGTGGATATCCCGGGAACGTCCAAGCTGCTGCTGGAGCTGCCACTGGTGATCGGCACCATTCCCTTGCACCCTTTTGGCAGCCGTTCCTCCAGTGTGGGCAGCCATGCCAGCTTCCTGCTGGACTGGAGGCTGGGGGCCTTGCCGGAGCGGCCTGAGG CTCCTCCTGAGTACTCGGAGGTGGTAGCCGACACCGAGGAAGCAGCCTTGGGGCAGAGCCCCTTCCCACTTCCGCAGGACCCCGACATGAGCCTTGAAGGCCCGTTCTTTGCCTACATCCAAGAGTTCCGCTACCGCCCGCCACCCCTGTACTCTGAG GAGGATCCAAACCCACCCTCGGGGGACATGAGGCCGCGCTGCATGACTTGCTGA